A single genomic interval of Dysidea avara chromosome 8, odDysAvar1.4, whole genome shotgun sequence harbors:
- the LOC136263655 gene encoding zinc finger MYM-type protein 1-like has product MISWLNRREYISPEIVNEIITLMSKSVLRNILADVSKSLWYSVIVDEATDISHNKQMSMSLRWTDDNYETHESTVGLVQLPDTKAQTIFSAVKDTLISTCSLSINQCRGQAYDGASNMSGINNGVQALFKAEVEQALYVHCLAHSLNLCLKDVTKTCDMIRDVLNFIYELTQLIKMSPKRLTLFESLRKEVTVNTGELTPHLRMLCPTRWTVRHSSISSILKNYSTIQSALDEISKGHDEYAAKANGMASKMDNFDTFFGLKLAYLIFSAAEQVSINIQAKDVTVQEAVRGAQLLITHLNSMRNEARFNSFYSEVMRESVNLTAEPTLPHQRKRPRRIDDGASSHIYETPKDRHRRMYFEVAEATAGEVERRFIQKDLGIVNEIESILIEFSNGNTEKSISPDLEMYLKNDFAFENLKTQLSMLPDAIKTSCLGIKKVTNQCENNSKCNE; this is encoded by the coding sequence ATGATCTCTTGGCTCAATCGGAGGGAGTACATATCACCAGAAATTGTTAACGAGATTATCACATTAATGAGCAAATCTGTTCTGAGGAACATTTTAGCTGATGTTAGCAAATCATTATGGTACTCTGTAATTGTAGATGAGGCCACAGACATTTCTCACAATAAGCAAATGTCAATGTCCCTTAGGTGGACAGATGACAATTATGAAACACATGAAAGTACTGTTGGCCTTGTTCAGTTACCTGATACTAAAGCCCAAACAATCTTTTCAGCAGTAAAAGATACTTTAATCTCTACATGTTCGCTTTCAATCAATCAATGCCGAGGTCAGGCTTATGATGGTGCATCCAATATGAGTGGCATCAATAATGGAGTGCAAGCTCTATTTAAAGCAGAAGTTGAGCAAGCGTTGTACGTTCATTGCCTTGCTCACAGTTTGAATCTTTGCTTAAAGGATGTAACAAAGACTTGTGACATGATAAGAGATGTTTTAAACTTTATTTATGAGTTAACACAACTGATCAAAATGTCCCCTAAAAGATTAACATTGTTTGAAAGTCTAAGAAAGGAAGTAACTGTTAATACTGGTGAACTGACACCACATCTTCGAATGTTGTGTCCAACTAGATGGACTGTAAGACACTCATCGATTTCCAGTATATTGAAAAATTACAGCACTATCCAGAGTGCTTTAGATGAGATTAGTAAAGGTCATGATGAGTATGCTGCAAAAGCTAATGGAATGGCATCAAAGATGGACAATTTTGATACTTTTTTTGGTCTAAAACTTGCATATCTCATATTTTCTGCTGCAGAACAGGTATCAATAAATATTCAAGCAAAGGATGTCACTGTACAAGAGGCAGTTCGTGGTGCTCAACTTCTCATAACGCATTTAAATTCCATGAGAAATGAAGCAAGGTTTAATAGTTTTTACAGTGAAGTGATGCGTGAGAGTGTCAATTTAACAGCAGAACCGACCCTTCCACATCAAAGAAAAAGGCCTAGAAGAATTGATGATGGTGCGAGTTCCCACATTTATGAAACTCCAAAAGACAGACACCGTCGCATGTATTTTGAAGTAGCTGAAGCAACTGCTGGTGAAGTTGAAAGAAGGTTTATTCAAAAGGATCTAGGAATTGTAAATGAAATTGAATCGATTCTTATTGAATTTTCTAATGGTAATACAGAAAAGAGTATCTCTCCAGATTTAGAGATGTATTTGAAGAATGATTTTGCATTTGAAAACTTGAAGACCCAACTGTCAATGCTACCAGATGCAATTAAAACAAGTTGTTTAGGCATAAAAAAGGTAACCAACCAATGTGAGAACAATAGCAAGTGTAATGAATGA